From Salvelinus fontinalis isolate EN_2023a chromosome 30, ASM2944872v1, whole genome shotgun sequence, one genomic window encodes:
- the LOC129828644 gene encoding hepatic leukemia factor-like yields MDKIVSRHLPVNPRFLPMSNHWVLKSLLENPMKLPLLLQQHEQQHEGFEKEQEKEKKLDEERSAPQSAFLGPTLWNKTLPYDGDNFQLEYMDLDEFLTENGLPSELASSTHPNQYQSQSQHQTSIMSQALPSVIDLSNHASASTSVHTSMGAQNCLPSLARAALPSRNTPSPIDPESIQVPVSYVPDPADLVLSSVPGQEMFDPRKRKFAPEELKPQPMFKKARKVLLPDDMKDDRYWVRRKKNNVAAKRSRDARRLKENQIAIRAGFLEKENSALKMEVADLRRELGRTKNIVAEYQATQGPL; encoded by the exons ATGGATAAAATAGTGTCCAGACATCTCCCGGTGAATCCAAGGTTTCTACCTATGTCGAATCACTGGGTATTGAAGTCTCTACTGGAGAACCCCATGAaactacccctcctcctccaacaACATGAACAACAACATGAAG GATTTGAGAAGGAgcaagagaaggagaagaagttggatgaggagaggagtgcCCCACAGTCAGCCTTCCTTGGCCCCACGCTGTGGAACAAGACTCTCCCTTACGATGGAGACAACTTCCAGCTGGAGTACATGGATCTGGACGAGTTCCTGACGGAAAACGGCCTCCCCTCTGAACTCGCCTCCTCCACCCACCCCAACCAGTACCAATCACAATCCCAGCACCAGACGTCAATCATGTCACAAGCCCTGCCCTCGGTGATCGACCTCAGCAACCATGCCAGCGCATCAACGTCCGTACACACAAGCATGGGTGCACAGAACTGTCTCCCTAGCCTCGCCAGAGCAG CCCTGCCGTCCAGAAACACTCCCAGCCCCATCGACCCAGAGTCCATCCAGGTGCCGGTGAGCTATGTGCCTGACCCCGCTGACTTGGTTTTGTCCAGCGTACCAGGACAGGAGATGTTCGACCCCCGCAAACGCAAGTTCGCTCCCGAGGAGCTCAAACCACAGCCCATGTTCAAGAAGGCCCGCAAGGTGTTATTGCCAGATGACatgaag GATGACAGGTATTGGGTGAGGCGTAAGAAGAACAACGTGGCTGCCAAGAGGTCACGTGATGCCCGTCGACTCAAAGAAAACCAGATCGCCATCCGAGCAGGTTTCCTGGAGAAGGAGAACTCTGCCCTGAAAATGGAGGTGGCCGATCTGAGGAGAGAGCTTGGGCGCACAAAGAACATTGTGGCCGAGTACCAGGCCACACAGGGCCCTCTGTAA